In the genome of Triticum urartu cultivar G1812 chromosome 5, Tu2.1, whole genome shotgun sequence, one region contains:
- the LOC125510475 gene encoding manganese-dependent ADP-ribose/CDP-alcohol diphosphatase-like produces MMAATNGLAHASAHKPLFTFGVIADVQYADIPDGRSFTGIPRYYRHSIDVLQRAVSAWNKQGGVKFSINFGDIVDGKCPKDKSLWAVQKVLGEFEKSDGPTYHMFGNHCLYNLPRTELVALLKMPTGSDRAYYDFSPCPEYRFVVLDAYDFSTLGWPRDHPVTAAAMSLLEEKNPNADKNSPEGLVGVDQRYVMFNGAVGKEQLSWLSDVLRDASERRQNVVLCSHLPLDPVAASQVGLMWNYDEVMAVVRRYNCVKACFAGHDHKGGYCVDSHGVHHRTLEAALECPPGTTAFGHIEAYPDKLLLVGSDGMADTEMCFESSQ; encoded by the coding sequence ATGATGGCGGCAACGAACGGACTAGCCCATGCATCTGCCCACAAGCCCCTGTTTACCTTTGGTGTCATTGCCGATGTCCAGTACGCCGACATCCCGGACGGGCGATCCTTCACTGGCATCCCGCGCTACTACCGTCACAGCATCGACGTCCTCCAGAGGGCTGTCAGTGCGTGGAACAAGCAAGGTGGTGTCAAGTTCTCCATCAACTTTGGTGACATCGTCGACGGGAAATGCCCAAAGGACAAGTCGTTGTGGGCGGTGCAGAAGGTCCTCGGCGAGTTTGAGAAGTCGGACGGCCCGACCTACCACATGTTTGGCAACCATTGCCTCTACAACCTTCCTCGGACCGAGCTAGTGGCTTTGCTGAAGATGCCAACGGGTTCTGACCGCGCCTACTATGACTTCTCGCCGTGTCCTGAGTACAGATTTGTTGTTCTGGATGCTTATGACTTCAGCACGCTTGGCTGGCCTCGTGATCATCCAGTGACTGCAGCAGCAATGAGCCTCCTTGAAGAAAAGAACCCAAACGCCGACAAGAACAGCCCTGAGGGTCTGGTGGGCGTCGACCAGCGGTACGTGATGTTCAATGGTGCTGTTGGAAAGGAGCAGCTGTCCTGGCTCAGTGATGTCCTACGGGATGCATCGGAGCGTCGGCAGAATGTCGTCTTGTGCAGTCACCTCCCATTGGATCCTGTAGCAGCGTCCCAGGTAGGCCTCATGTGGAACTATGATGAGGTGATGGCTGTTGTTCGACGGTACAACTGTGTTAAGGCCTGCTTCGCCGGGCACGACCACAAGGGTGGCTACTGTGTGGACTCCCACGGCGTGCACCATCGCACCCTCGAGGCTGCGCTGGAGTGTCCTCCCGGCACCACTGCGTTTGGGCACATCGAAGCGTATCCTGACAAGCTATTGCTTGTAGGCTCTGATGGAATGGCGGACACTGAAATGTGTTTTGAGTCCTCGCAGTGA
- the LOC125556630 gene encoding manganese-dependent ADP-ribose/CDP-alcohol diphosphatase: MAAANGLVHASAKKPLFTFGVIADVQYADIPDGRSFLGVPRYYRHSISVLQRAVSTWNKQGNIKFSINFGDTIDGFCPKDKSLWAVQKVIDEFEKFDGPTYHMFGNHCLYNLPRSKLVALLKMPTDSDRAYYDFSPCPEYRFVVLDAYDFSALGWPHDHPVTAAALKLLDEKNPNTDKNSPDGLFGVDRRFLKFNGAVGKEQLSWLNDVLQDASDRRQNVILCSHLPMDPGAVYPAALMWNYDEVMAIVRRYNCVKACFAGHDHKGGYSVDSHGVHHRTLEAALECPPGTSAFGHIEVYPDKLLLVGSDGMADTEMCFRSSDRAAL; this comes from the coding sequence ATGGCTGCCGCAAACGGACTAGTCCATGCATCTGCCAAGAAGCCCTTGTTCACATTTGGCGTCATTGCTGATGTCCAGTATGCCGATATCCCAGACGGCCGCTCGTTCCTCGGTGTCCCACGCTACTACAGGCACAGCATCAGCGTCCTTCAAAGAGCTGTCAGCACATGGAACAAGCAAGGCAATATCAAGTTCTCGATCAACTTTGGAGACACCATCGACGGGTTCTGCCCAAAGGACAAGTCGCTGTGGGCGGTGCAGAAGGTCATTGACGAGTTTGAGAAGTTCGATGGCCCGACCTACCATATGTTTGGCAACCATTGCCTCTACAACCTTCCTCGGAGCAAGCTGGTGGCATTGTTGAAGATGCCGACGGATTCTGATCGCGCGTATTATGACTTCTCACCATGTCCCGAGTACAGATTTGTTGTTCTGGATGCTTATGATTTCAGCGCACTTGGCTGGCCTCACGATCATCCTGTGACTGCAGCAGCATTGAAGCTCCTCGATGAAAAGAACCCAAACACCGACAAGAACAGCCCTGACGGTCTTTTTGGTGTCGACAGGCGGTTTCTGAAGTTCAATGGTGCAGTTGGCAAGGAGCAGCTGTCCTGGCTCAACGATGTCCTCCAGGATGCATCGGACCGCCGGCAGAACGTCATCCTATGCAGTCATCTCCCAATGGACCCTGGCGCAGTGTACCCAGCAGCTCTTATGTGGAACTATGATGAGGTGATGGCTATCGTTCGACGATACAACTGTGTTAAGGCCTGCTTTGCCGGACACGACCACAAGGGTGGCTACTCAGTGGACTCCCATGGCGTGCACCATCGCACCCTTGAGGCTGCGCTGGAGTGTCCTCCTGGCACCAGTGCATTCGGGCATATCGAAGTTTATCCTGACAAGCTATTGCTTGTAGGCTCTGATGGAATGGCTGATACTGAAATGTGTTTTCGGTCCTCTGATCGAGCTGCGTTGTAG